TACCAGTCCGACTGGTTTCACATTGATTGCAACGATGATCCATCGGTTTTTGATGATATAAAAGAGATCCGTAACTATTCGGATACGCCCATCGATTTACACATCATCAGTCCGGAGCCTCAGAAATACTATGATCAGATTATTGATGCCGGAGTTGAATATGTGACATTGCAATACGAAGCCATTGAAAACTGGCAGCCAATGCCGGTTGCATTCAAAGGTCAATTGGGAATTGCAGTTACTACTGACACAGATATCGCGGTGTTTGATCGTTTCGCCGACAACGCTTCTTTCATTTTATTTATGGCCACCACGCCCGGAAAGAGCGGGGAGCCGTTTCAACAGAAAAATTTCAGAAAGATCCGCGAATTCAGAAATAAATATCCCGATAAAAAAATTCATGTTGATGGCGGTATCAATGCAGAGCTTTCTTTCATCCTGCGCAATATGGGCGTGACAGCCGTTGTGGTTGGTTCCTACCTGCTGCGTCAGGAATTTATTGGTTCGGCCATGATGAAACTGCGTAGCAATACCGGAAGCGAATATAGGGTAAGTGATTTCATGCTGAACCGCGATGAAATTCCGACTGTGACACGCAATGAATATACTTTTCCGCAGTTGCTGAAAGTCATCGAAGACTACAAACTTGGTTTTGCCAACATCGTGGATGAAAACGACATGCTGTTGGGAATCGCATCCATGGCTGATGTGCGTAAAGCTTTGCTGAAGCATTGGCCGACATTGGAAAACCTGAAGGTGGAAGACGTGATGAATTCGCACCCTGCGCTGATCCGCAGCAACAATACGGTGTATGATATGCTTCAGTATGTAAAAAATCTTTCATTTCCTGTGTTGTTCCTTCCCGTGATTGATGAAAGCGGAAGACTGGCAGGCACAGTGAAATTCAACAATCTCATAAAAGGTGAATTATGATTATTCAACTCAGAAATAATATTTCAGATTCTCAGATTCAAGCGCTGGCAGCGGCTTGCGAAGGTGTTGTCGTTAAAGATGAATCAAACATATTGGTCGTTACGCCTTCGGCAATGAAAACCATAGATTCGAAATTTAGCGACAATATTGAAAAAAGCTGGATCATGGATTCCGACATTCAGCTTTCATCCAGAAAATTCAAAGCCGAAACCCGCCAGATAAATATTGGAAAATTTACGTCAGGAAATGCCCAAACATTGCTCACCATCGGACCTTGCGGCGTTGAAGGTGAAGAAATGATGGAGCAAACAGCTAAGTTGATTGTTGAATCCGGGTTGACCAGTATTCGCGCCGGAGCTTTCAAACCCCGCACTTCGCCTTACAGTTTTCAGGGCATGGGTGAAGACGGATTGAAATTACTCGCAAAAATGCGTGAGAAATATGGATTGTCGGTTGTGACCGAAGTGCGCGACAGCACGCATGTTCAGCTGGTGCTCGATTATGCTGATGTGATTCAGATTGGCGCAAAAGCTATGTATGATCATGGCATATTGCGCGCCTGTGGCCGTTCTCAGAAGCCTATTCTAATTAAGCGCGGATTCGGAACGACGTTGCAGGAATTTGTTCAGGCAGCTGAATTTGTTTTGTCAGGCGGAAATCCGAATGTGATGTTGTGCGAACGTGGCATCAGGACCTTTGAAACAAAATCGCGGTTTACATTGGATTTGTGTGGTGTAGCTTATTTGAAAGAGAACACAAATTTGCCAGTAATTCTCGATCCAAGTCATGCCATGGGGTATGCGTATGGAGTTCCTGACCTGGCGCGGGCTTGCATGGCTATGGGCGTTGACGGTTTGCTTATTGAAGTGCATCCAAATCCTTCAGTGGCGAAGTCCGATGCATCGCAGCAATTGAATCACGAAACATTCAGAAAATTGCTTGAATCGCTAAAACCCATTGCTGCTGCGGTTGGACGAAGCATTGTTTAATAAATATACTGTCATCCTGAGCGGAGTCGAAGGATGAACAGCTATTTAAACGAGTATATATGCGTTATTTCGTTGCTGTCTACTCTTCGACTCCGCTCAGAGTGACAGCAATGGCAGCGAGAAATTATACAAACAAACTATGAAAACATTCATCAGCAATCTGAAAAAAATTATGGAAAGCGAAGGCTTGAGTGCTGAAGAGCTTTCTATAAAATGCGGGCTAGAACGTACTTCCATTCAGGCCTTTCTCAATGAACAATCATATCCAAAACCTTCAGAATTGGCTCAGATGGCCAAGGCTATGAAGTTGCCATTTGAAAGCTTTATACTTCCTGTTTTTAATATTCCGAAGACTTTTGATTGTCGCCTGCTGGCACTCGATGTGGATGGTGTGATGACTGATGGCGGCATGTTCGTTACATCCGACCAGAAAGAAATGAAAAAGTTCAATACCCGCGATGGAATGGCGATGAAAATTGCGGCCAGACTTGGGATTGAAGTTGGTTTTATCAGCAACGGTCTCATGGAAGAGCTGATTGGATATCGCGCTGAGATGATTCATGTGAACCGTTATTATGTCGGCAACGACAAAAAGCTGCCAGTGCTTGAGGGCTGGTGTAAGGAGCTGGGTATTGAGCTTTCACAGGTGGCCTATATCGGCGATGACATCAACGATCTGGATGTAATTAGAAAAGTCGGATTGAGCGCCTGTCCGGCCGATGCTACACCGGCAGTTAAAGCAGAGGTAGATTTTGTGCTTCGCACCAAGGGAGGCAAAGGCTGTGTGCGCGAATTTGGCGAAATGCTGGGATGGACCAGGTAGTTGTGGTTAACGGTTATTGGTTAATAGTTAGCGGTTAATGGTTATTAGTTAATGGTTATTAGTTAATGGTTATTGGCGCAACGGCAGTGGTTTAAACGCTTTCAAATAATTCTTTCTGTTAATATAAATTCGGGTCGGAAATTTTTCTACCTTTGCACAAAATTTGAAATATGGACCCGAAAGTGGCTCTGTTTTCCGGCCAGGTAACTCTCCCTTTAGCACAAAAAATCGCTGAATCCTATGGTACAAAATTAGGCAGCGTAGAACTTATGCGTTTTTCGGATGGCGAGTTTCAGGTTTCCTTTGAGCAGACACTGCGTGGATCAGAATTGTTTCTGATTCAGTCAACCATGGCTCCGACAGAAAATTTATTCGAATTACTTCTGATGGTTGATGCTGCAAAACGTGCATCAGCTCATCATATCAACGCTGTGATTCCATATTTCGGTTTTGCCCGTCAGGATCGCAAAGACAAGCCCAGAGTAGCCATTGGCGCTAAAATGGTTGCCAATCTTTTGATGGCAGCTGGTGTTGATCGCGTAATCACGGTTGATTTGCATGCCGATCAGATTCAGGGATTTTTCGATATCCCGGTTGATCATTTATTTGCCTCTTCTATTTTTATTCCATATTTGCAGAGTCTCAATCTTGGAAAAAACATTGTGATGGCTTCTCCCGACACGGGCGGAACCAAACGGGCCAATGCCTATGCAAAATATCTGGATTGCGATATGGCTATTTGCTACAAGCAGCGCTCCAAGCCAAATCAGATCAGCAACATGGTGCTTATTGGCGATGTGAAAGGGAGAGATGTTGTTTTGCTTGATGATATTGTTGATACGGCAGGCACACTTTGCAAATCAGCTGAGCTGATGATGAATGCCGGAGCTAAAAGTGTTCGTGCTATGTGTACTCATGGCGTATTCAGTGGAAAAGCATACGAGAATATTGATAATTCTGTACTAACAGAACTTATTGTGACCGATACAATCATCAAAGATCACAAATCACCCAAGGTAAAAGTATTGTCTGTAGCAGAATTACTTGCCGATGTAATTAGTCGAAATCTCACCTGTGAGTCAATTAGTACTCACTTCAATTTAAACACTCTAATCTAAAACAAAAACAAATGAGAACAGTATCTATGAGCGGTTCCCTCAGAGGGGACGTAGGGAAAAAAGATGCGAAGCGTCTCCGTAAAGAAGGCCTGGTGCCATGCGTGCTTTATGGACAAAAAGAACAGATTCATTTCTTCACACAGGAGAAACAGTTCAAGGATGTGATTTACACGCCGAATGCATGTTTTGTAGAACTCAGCATCGACGGACATAAACATAATGCTCTTTTACAGGAAGTACAGTATCATCCTGTTTCAGACAACATCCTGCATGTTGACTTTTATGAATATGCCATGGATAAACCGGTGTCACTTTCAATTCCAGTAGGTTTTGTCGGAACATCACCCGGTGTACTCAAAGGGGGAAAGATGCAGCAGAAAGTCCGCAAGATTAAAGTAACTGCTTTGCCCGATAAAATGCCGGAAAAAGTAACCATTGATATTACGCCTCTTGACATCAATGACGCGGTAAGAGTTAAGGATATTGTGGCTACTGATTTCAAAATCAATCTTCCTGAAAACAATGTTCTGCTCATTATTAGTCCGTCCAGAAACGTTGTGGAAGAAACTCCAGGCGCGGAAGCCGCAGCTGCACCAGCAGCCGCTGCTGCGAAGAAGTAATTTCAGAAATATTGAATAAAAAAGGCAGGAATTTCCTGCCTTTTTTTATTTCTGTTAGATAACCGTCGAAGGGTTTCAAACCCTTCGACGGTTATCTGTATTAATCCAACAGCAGGAAATATGGCAGACGCGCCTGAACCCCATTCATCTGCGTTGCTTTTTTCCATGCTTCGTACAAAGGTGCAAATTCGCCGAGTTCCTGCTCGATTATTTTACCGCTTTCTACTTTTGTTTCATTTCCGAAATCTTCCATCAGCGTCGAAAGAAAATCTTTCTGAATAGGAAGTTCTTCAACGGAATACTCTGTGAGATTGGCTGCCTGTGCTGCATAGGCTATGGCATCGTAAATGCCGCCCATTTCATCAACAAGCCCCAGACGCATAGCGTCAGTACCACACCAGATGCGTCCCTGGCCAATGCTGTCAACGTCAGCTGCTTTCATTTTACGGCCCTCAGCCACATGATTGATGAAAGTAGTGTAAATATCTTCAATCATAAATTGCAGCGTCGCTCTATCATATTCATTCAGCGGTTTCATGGTGCCAATGTAATCCGAATGCTGATTTGTTTTCACCTCATCAAATGTAATTCCGAGCTTTTCGTTGAACAATTTCTGCAAATTGGGAATCATTCCGAAAACACCGATGCTGCCAGTGAGTGTGGTTGGTTCTGCGTAAATTTTACGCGCGGCACAACTGATGTAATATCCGCCCGAAGCAGCATAATCGC
The Bacteroidetes bacterium GWF2_43_63 DNA segment above includes these coding regions:
- a CDS encoding 3-deoxy-7-phosphoheptulonate synthase, whose amino-acid sequence is MIIQLRNNISDSQIQALAAACEGVVVKDESNILVVTPSAMKTIDSKFSDNIEKSWIMDSDIQLSSRKFKAETRQINIGKFTSGNAQTLLTIGPCGVEGEEMMEQTAKLIVESGLTSIRAGAFKPRTSPYSFQGMGEDGLKLLAKMREKYGLSVVTEVRDSTHVQLVLDYADVIQIGAKAMYDHGILRACGRSQKPILIKRGFGTTLQEFVQAAEFVLSGGNPNVMLCERGIRTFETKSRFTLDLCGVAYLKENTNLPVILDPSHAMGYAYGVPDLARACMAMGVDGLLIEVHPNPSVAKSDASQQLNHETFRKLLESLKPIAAAVGRSIV
- a CDS encoding 50S ribosomal protein L25/general stress protein Ctc, producing the protein MRTVSMSGSLRGDVGKKDAKRLRKEGLVPCVLYGQKEQIHFFTQEKQFKDVIYTPNACFVELSIDGHKHNALLQEVQYHPVSDNILHVDFYEYAMDKPVSLSIPVGFVGTSPGVLKGGKMQQKVRKIKVTALPDKMPEKVTIDITPLDINDAVRVKDIVATDFKINLPENNVLLIISPSRNVVEETPGAEAAAAPAAAAAKK
- a CDS encoding ribose-phosphate pyrophosphokinase (catalyzes the formation of 5-phospho-alpha-D-ribose 1-phosphate from D-ribose 5-phosphate and ATP), which codes for MDPKVALFSGQVTLPLAQKIAESYGTKLGSVELMRFSDGEFQVSFEQTLRGSELFLIQSTMAPTENLFELLLMVDAAKRASAHHINAVIPYFGFARQDRKDKPRVAIGAKMVANLLMAAGVDRVITVDLHADQIQGFFDIPVDHLFASSIFIPYLQSLNLGKNIVMASPDTGGTKRANAYAKYLDCDMAICYKQRSKPNQISNMVLIGDVKGRDVVLLDDIVDTAGTLCKSAELMMNAGAKSVRAMCTHGVFSGKAYENIDNSVLTELIVTDTIIKDHKSPKVKVLSVAELLADVISRNLTCESISTHFNLNTLI